In Mercurialis annua linkage group LG6, ddMerAnnu1.2, whole genome shotgun sequence, the following are encoded in one genomic region:
- the LOC126686450 gene encoding protein CHAPERONE-LIKE PROTEIN OF POR1, chloroplastic isoform X1 → MATSLVLSNPTLSSPFLPNKPSKYEQSTNIRTVCSPISRIPRKSQRIRCAVDAPYEGNIPKFTRMNVWNPYKRLGVSPYASEEEIWSARNFLLEQYAGNERSEESIEEAFEKLLMTSFKERKKTKINLKTRLKKKVEESPPWVKNILNFVELPPLEVIFRRLFLFAFMGGWSIMTASESGPAFQVAVSLAACIYFLNEKTKSLGRAFTIGLGALAAGWVCGSIVVPMIPTVLLQPTWTLELMTSLVGYIFLFVACTFLK, encoded by the exons ATGGCGACCTCTCTTGTCCTCTCTAACCCTACTCTTTCCTCTCCCTTCCTCCCAAACAAACC TAGTAAATATGAGCAAAGTACAAACATTAGAACAGTTTGTTCCCCGATTTCAAGAATCCCCAGAAAATCTCAAAGAATTAGGTGTGCAGTTGATGCCCCCTATGAAG GtaatattccaaaatttacTCGAATGAATGTTTGGAATCCCTATAAGCGTCTTGGGGTCAGCCCTTATGCTTCTGAGGAGGAAATTTGGTCAGCACGCAATTTTCTCTTGGAGCAATATGCTGGAAATGAGAGAAGTGAAGAATCAATAGAggaagcttttgaaaagttGTTGATGACCAGTTTTAAAGAAaggaagaaaacaaaaattaatttgaaaaccAGGTTAAAGAAGAAAGTGGAGGAGTCTCCACCTTGGGTTAAGAACATACTCAATTTTGTGGAACTTCCTCCTCTTGAAGTTATTTTCAGAAGATTGTTTCTCTTTGCATTCATGGGTGGATGGAGTATCATGACTGCTTCTGAAAGCGGACCTGCTTTTCAG GTTGCAGTCTCTTTAGCAGCGTGCATATATTTTCTCAATGAGAAGACAAAGAGCTTAGGCAGAGCTTTCACTATTGG TCTTGGAGCTCTGGCAGCTGGGTGGGTGTGTGGCTCAATAGTTGTTCCTATGATTCCAACAGTTCTACTCCAGCCGACTTGGACGCTGGAACTCATGACTTCATTGGTAGGGTACATTTTCTTGTTTGTTGCATGTACTTTTCTAAAGTGA
- the LOC126686450 gene encoding protein CHAPERONE-LIKE PROTEIN OF POR1, chloroplastic isoform X2, protein MATSLVLSNPTLSSPFLPNKPKYEQSTNIRTVCSPISRIPRKSQRIRCAVDAPYEGNIPKFTRMNVWNPYKRLGVSPYASEEEIWSARNFLLEQYAGNERSEESIEEAFEKLLMTSFKERKKTKINLKTRLKKKVEESPPWVKNILNFVELPPLEVIFRRLFLFAFMGGWSIMTASESGPAFQVAVSLAACIYFLNEKTKSLGRAFTIGLGALAAGWVCGSIVVPMIPTVLLQPTWTLELMTSLVGYIFLFVACTFLK, encoded by the exons ATGGCGACCTCTCTTGTCCTCTCTAACCCTACTCTTTCCTCTCCCTTCCTCCCAAACAAACC TAAATATGAGCAAAGTACAAACATTAGAACAGTTTGTTCCCCGATTTCAAGAATCCCCAGAAAATCTCAAAGAATTAGGTGTGCAGTTGATGCCCCCTATGAAG GtaatattccaaaatttacTCGAATGAATGTTTGGAATCCCTATAAGCGTCTTGGGGTCAGCCCTTATGCTTCTGAGGAGGAAATTTGGTCAGCACGCAATTTTCTCTTGGAGCAATATGCTGGAAATGAGAGAAGTGAAGAATCAATAGAggaagcttttgaaaagttGTTGATGACCAGTTTTAAAGAAaggaagaaaacaaaaattaatttgaaaaccAGGTTAAAGAAGAAAGTGGAGGAGTCTCCACCTTGGGTTAAGAACATACTCAATTTTGTGGAACTTCCTCCTCTTGAAGTTATTTTCAGAAGATTGTTTCTCTTTGCATTCATGGGTGGATGGAGTATCATGACTGCTTCTGAAAGCGGACCTGCTTTTCAG GTTGCAGTCTCTTTAGCAGCGTGCATATATTTTCTCAATGAGAAGACAAAGAGCTTAGGCAGAGCTTTCACTATTGG TCTTGGAGCTCTGGCAGCTGGGTGGGTGTGTGGCTCAATAGTTGTTCCTATGATTCCAACAGTTCTACTCCAGCCGACTTGGACGCTGGAACTCATGACTTCATTGGTAGGGTACATTTTCTTGTTTGTTGCATGTACTTTTCTAAAGTGA